A window of Streptomyces sp. NBC_01689 genomic DNA:
TTGGGCCGCTGCTCCAGGTGGTACCGGGTGCCGAGGGCCGTGTAGAGAGGTGCGACCGTCTCCGGGCCGTGCAGAAGGCGTGCCGCGGTCAGGACACGTACCGGCGCCCACGCCTGCCCCATCAGGACCCGTATGCGCTCGGGCAGTTCGTCCAGCCTGTTCTCGTTCAGGACCGACAGGCTCATGACGTGCCAGGACACCTCGACGGGCCGGTGCTCCCGGACCTCGAGCAACCAGCGGGAGGTCAGCCAGGTCCAGGGACACACGGGGTCGATCCAGATGTCGACGGATGTCGCGGGGGAGGTCGATGTATGCACGGGAGACTCCGATTGACGCTGTGTGGGTTGCGCGGCCCGACGGGCCCGGTCGGCGGATGCCGGATCGGCGGGTCGGGGAATCCGCCTCCGTCCGGCAGGGGTCCCGTGCCCCGCCTCACGGCAACCCGCCGTCCGTTGCAGGACGGGGCGTGGGACCCGGGGAAAGAAATATAACCGACCGGTCGACTATCAAGATAGGCCGCTCGATGGGCACGTGTCAAAGATCGGCCCGTCCGGTCGTCGTACCCGTTCGCGGGTGTCCTCCGTGCGACGGAACCGCTCTCGCCCTGATGCGCCGGGAGCCACGAGACACGGGCCCGTACACGCCGGACGACGGCCCGACGCACGCCGGGCCGCCCGCGTGACGCCGCGCGACGGTCGGCCCAGACCTCTCACCGGTCCAGACTCCTCACCGGTCCGGAACCCGGGTCGCTTCCCGCCGGCCCCCGGGCCGGGTCGGCGGGACCGTATTCCTCACCGTGGCGGCGAACCGGCTCGGCGTCCGCTCATCCGAGGATCTCCAGCAGCCGGGTCCCGAGGACCGCGGCCGAGTGCGGATTCTGCCCGGTGACGAGGTTGCGGTCCTCGACCATGTACGGCTCCCAGATCGGACCCCGGCTGAAGTCCACCCCGACCTTCTCCTTCAGTTCGGTCTCCAACAGCCACGTCGCCATGGGCGCCAGCCCCACGGCCTCCTCCTCCTCGTTGGTGAAGCCCGTGACCCGGTAGCCCCTGAACGGTGACTCACCGTGGATCCTCGTGGCCAGCATCGAAGCCGGGGCGTGGCACACGATCGCCAGCGGCTTCCCCGAGGCGAGCTGTGCCGTGAGCAACCGGCCGACGTCGGCGTCGAACGCCAGGTCCGCCATCGGCCCGTGGCCGCCGGGGAGATACACGGCGTCGTAGTCCTCCAGGCGCACGTCCGACAGCTTGAGCGGACGCCGCATCACCTCGGCGGAACGGATGATGTTCTCCAGTTCCAGCGCGCCGTCCTCGCCTCCGGCCATGGAGGGACGCAGGCTCATCATGTCGACGTTCGGGACGACGCCGCCGGGAGTCGCGACCACCACGGTGTGACCGGCCTCCGTGACCTGCTTGTAGGGCATCGCGAACTCCTCCGCCCAATAGCCCGTCGCGTGCCTGGTGCCGTCCTTGAGGACCCAGTAGGTGGCCCCCGTCACGATGAAAAGTACGTTCGCCATGTCGCTCCGTCTCCTTCACTGCCGCGTGGCCCGGTCGGCCACCGACCGAGGTGGACACCGGCTCGAACGAACCCGCCGGCTCCTCACCGCGCCCTCCAGACAGGGCGGCGTCCCGACGACCACGAGCGGACCGGAAGCCTCGATGTCCCGCGCCGCGGCGAGCAGTTCGGCCACCGGCGTGGAGAGGACGAGGTCGCTGCCTCGGGAGGGAAGCCACGGATCGCCGGCAGACACGTCAAGGGCCGTGGCAGGTGCTGAGATCGCCAAGGTCTCGGGGGATCGTCGGACACATCAGCTCCGGACAGCGCCGAAGGGTGACTCCGGGCTCGCCGGAACGGGGGCGCATCATGGGGTCCCGACTCCTTCCGGAGGAGATCGGTCCCGCGCGGGGTCCTCGGCACTCGACGGTTTCCACGGCACGTGGCTTCGTGATGCGCAGCGGCGCCTCCTCGTCCCCCATGGCCATGTCGGGCGTGCGGAACGCCTTCCAGCGTAGAGAGCACTCCGGCCGGGCGCATGCGGACCAGGGAGCGGGCGCTCCGGCGACGTCCGCGAGCGGGTGCGCGGCTCGGGGCCGTACGGTCGGCGTGAGAAGGGTCTGTGGCCGTCCCGGCACCGTGGGCGCAGTACGTCGCGAGACTCCCCCGGTCGATGCGGGTGGGGACCCGGCGCGACTCCGTTGACGAGCCGGGTCCCCACTCCTGTGCTCCCCGACCGGCCGAGAATCCCGGGCGGGAGCCGACGGGCTTCTTATGGAGCGAGCCGCGTGAGCGACCGTCGATCCTGCCCCACCACACCGTGCCACCGATCTCCTCGGTGGGGAGCCCGTCACGTCCATCACGTTCTTCGCCTCCCCGAAGGTTCACACCTTCGCGCCGGACGTATCTCATGGTGCGTGACGCATGTGTGGCGCCGCCGGGTCTCGCGGACGCCGGGACGCCCCCTTGAGGTGCCCGATCACGGTGCGGCGCTAGGCCCCGGCCGGATCGCGGTCGGCCTGGTTCCCGGCGCCGAGCGGGGTGTCCGGTGCCGGAAGGGTGTGCGGGAATCCGAAGCGGAGTACGAA
This region includes:
- a CDS encoding type 1 glutamine amidotransferase domain-containing protein, which codes for MANVLFIVTGATYWVLKDGTRHATGYWAEEFAMPYKQVTEAGHTVVVATPGGVVPNVDMMSLRPSMAGGEDGALELENIIRSAEVMRRPLKLSDVRLEDYDAVYLPGGHGPMADLAFDADVGRLLTAQLASGKPLAIVCHAPASMLATRIHGESPFRGYRVTGFTNEEEEAVGLAPMATWLLETELKEKVGVDFSRGPIWEPYMVEDRNLVTGQNPHSAAVLGTRLLEILG